One region of Tachysurus fulvidraco isolate hzauxx_2018 chromosome 9, HZAU_PFXX_2.0, whole genome shotgun sequence genomic DNA includes:
- the LOC113637606 gene encoding arrestin domain-containing protein 3-like, producing MSPIKQLSIVYDPVNNSNTFTNGDVINGRVSFEVTKEVTIGSLYIKCKGEAKVSWSERRNDRHRTYSANERYFKLKQYFIKDPSKKGTEDPGVILTSGEIYSNVVKPGNHVYPFSFQLPHGNFPASFDGCHGSVKYILEVTVDRSWKMGRTEKKEILFVPRSSGVNLMSPQSGSVNKKMKLFSSGSTSVNATIDKMGYMQGEVMKVTSDINNSSSRDLKLKYSLEQIQSFFSQSHSNHSYRTIFKIVGDPIPSGSKQTVNKDLTLPANLNLSIMHCRIMKVEYIFKVYLDVPYASDPEIKFPVTILPAGYIFSPGQNQPAYQPYGNPGAPGWNQPPPQPGFGPRPPGTNFAQAPGFYPGPYPLPVCPNPPAPPPSYTDLYPNPNSAASDFNSVPSAPHFNPKHAPMGYPNPVPSASQFGPGPAVPGYVPAGAPSGFWPNPTTQPESYPTKSPEKHE from the exons ATGTCACCGATAAAACAACTCTCTATCGTTTACGATCCGGTTAATAACAGTAACACATTCACAAACGGCGATGTTATTAATGGTCGAGTCAGTTTCGAAGTGACTAAAGAAGTTACGATTGGAAGCCTTTACATAAAGTGTAAAGGTGAAGCAAAAGTGAGCTGGAGCGAGCGGCGGAATGACCGACACCGTACTTACAGCGCTAATGAAAGATACTTTAAActcaaacagtattttattaagGACCCTTCAAAGAAAG gaactGAAGATCCCGGTGTGATATTAACAAGTGGAGAGATCT ACAGCAATGTGGTTAAGCCCGGAAACCATGTTTATCCATTTAGCTTtcaactgccccatgg AAATTTTCCAGCATCTTTTGACGGCTGTCATGGCTCAGTAAAGTACATTCTCGAAGTCACAGTGGACCGTTCATGGAAAATGGGCCgcactgaaaaaaaagaaattctctTTGTGCCAAGGTCTAGTGGTGTCAATTTAATG AGCCCACAGAGTGGATCTGTCAACAAAAAGATGAAACTTTTCTCCTCTGGAAGCACTTCAGTGAATGCAACAATTGACAAAATGGGCTATATGCAAG gtGAGGTCATGAAAGTAACCAGTGACATCAATAACTCCTCTTCCCGCGATCTCAAACTGAAGTACAGTCTTGAGCAAATACAGTCCTTCTTTTCACAGAGTCACTCCAACCATTCCTACCGTACCATTTTTAAAATCGTTGGTGATCCCATCCCATCTGGATCAAAACAAACAGTCAACAAAGACCTGACGCTTCCAGCCAATCTGAATTTGAGCATTATGCACTGTAGGATTATGAAAGTGGAGTACATATTTAAG gTCTATTTGGATGTGCCTTATGCAAGTGATCCTGAGATCAAATTCCCAGTGACCATTCTTCCTGCAGGTTATATTTTTTCTCCAGGGCAAAACCAGCCAGCTTATCAGCCCTATGGAAACCCAGGTGCACCAGGATGGAACCAACCCCCACCCCAGCCTGGATTTGGGCCCAGACCCCCAGGCACTAATTTTGCCCAAGCCCCAGGGTTTTACCCAGGTCCCTACCCTTTACCTGTGTGTCCAAATCCACcagctcctcctccttcctATACAGACCTCTATCCAAATCCAAATTCAGCAGCCTCAGACTTCAATTCTGTTCCATCAGCTCCACACTTTAATCCTAAGCATGCTCCTATGGGTTATCCAAATCCAGTACCGAGTGCCTCGCAGTTCGGTCCAGGGCCTGCTGTCCCGGGCTATGTTCCAGCAGGAGC